The following proteins are co-located in the Syntrophorhabdaceae bacterium genome:
- a CDS encoding MoaD/ThiS family protein, with translation MHVTVKLFATLRQGRFNEEEREYPVGTTIGYIVRALGISEKEAALIFVNGRHAKTGDELHDSDTLAIFPPIGGG, from the coding sequence ATGCACGTAACGGTGAAGCTATTTGCCACCCTCAGGCAGGGACGGTTCAATGAGGAAGAAAGGGAATATCCTGTTGGCACTACCATCGGGTATATTGTTCGGGCATTGGGGATAAGCGAAAAGGAGGCAGCCCTTATCTTCGTCAATGGCCGGCATGCAAAAACAGGTGACGAACTTCATGACAGCGACACGCTGGCCATCT